In a single window of the Bacillota bacterium genome:
- a CDS encoding GNAT family N-acetyltransferase, whose amino-acid sequence MPADGDGPGEDGCAVGGGGGGGELSLTESEGVAGVYEIRQLEPGDYAAVSEAIAGWLDVSWAGQVAPGHFLHFADTGFVAEEDGRLIGFLLGFVSQSRPGEAYIHLAGVHPTRRGSGVGRRLYETFFAAVEERGCHTVSAITGPLRPESLAFHRSLGFEVIPGGAAVDWGERARSPASAVGVVAEGGGSPAEMPRALLRKQLYPPGTRLEEMSVEERLYHRVRGASVAEMVAMLRELQRHFGPEVVEVASRGLAQLHRRRWRQRAQELGREDLDTYLRLRFLSNPLVTCGVRYEGATAVLRVSRCFWAEKFRELDAADLGYVLSCRMGEFSARGFNPAFGRSLRSTLMEGGTHCDYRIWDRRAARPGSP is encoded by the coding sequence TTGCCGGCAGACGGGGATGGGCCGGGGGAAGATGGGTGTGCGGTAGGTGGGGGCGGGGGAGGTGGCGAACTCTCCCTCACGGAAAGCGAGGGGGTGGCCGGCGTGTACGAGATCCGCCAGCTTGAGCCGGGGGACTATGCAGCCGTTTCCGAAGCGATTGCAGGCTGGCTTGACGTTTCCTGGGCGGGTCAGGTCGCTCCGGGGCATTTCCTGCACTTCGCGGATACGGGTTTTGTGGCCGAAGAGGATGGCAGGCTGATCGGGTTCCTGCTGGGGTTCGTCTCCCAGTCCCGCCCGGGGGAGGCTTACATCCACCTGGCGGGAGTTCACCCGACCAGGCGGGGATCCGGGGTGGGGCGCCGACTCTACGAGACTTTCTTTGCCGCCGTGGAGGAGCGGGGATGCCACACGGTCTCGGCCATCACCGGGCCCCTCCGCCCCGAGTCGCTCGCCTTTCACCGCAGCCTGGGGTTTGAGGTGATCCCCGGGGGAGCGGCGGTGGACTGGGGAGAGCGGGCGCGTTCCCCGGCAAGCGCCGTGGGGGTCGTTGCCGAGGGGGGCGGGTCCCCGGCCGAAATGCCGCGGGCTCTCCTGCGCAAGCAGCTGTACCCGCCCGGCACCCGGCTGGAGGAAATGTCGGTCGAAGAGCGGCTGTACCACCGCGTGCGGGGGGCCAGTGTCGCCGAGATGGTGGCCATGCTGCGGGAGCTGCAGCGCCATTTCGGCCCCGAGGTGGTGGAGGTGGCGTCCCGGGGTCTGGCCCAGCTGCACCGCCGGCGCTGGCGGCAGCGGGCCCAGGAGCTGGGCCGGGAGGACCTGGACACTTACCTGCGGCTCCGCTTCCTGAGCAACCCGCTCGTCACCTGCGGGGTACGGTACGAAGGAGCCACTGCGGTGCTGCGCGTCTCCCGCTGCTTCTGGGCGGAGAAGTTCCGGGAGCTCGATGCCGCCGATCTGGGATATGTGCTATCCTGCCGGATGGGGGAGTTCTCCGCCCGGGGATTTAACCCGGCATTCGGGCGCTCTCTGCGCAGCACCCTCATGGAGGGGGGCACCCATTGCGACTATCGGATCTGGGATCGCCGGGCGGCGCGGCCCGGTTCGCCCTAG
- a CDS encoding phenylalanine--tRNA ligase subunit beta, with protein sequence MRVPLGWLRDYVSVAWDAEELAERLTWSGLKVEGVDRLGEDLADLVAARIMEILPHPASRSLWVCRVDDGRAIRQVVTGAPGLAAAQVVAYARPGAVLPGGRQIGSQHFAGQLSEGMLLSATELVLGEEHREGEGIVILPLEVAPGTDLVGYFGLRDVVLDLELTVNYAVHCQSILGVAREVAALTGGEVQLPPVFARHYQVALPAGTDAGGEAARLTSVRVEDPGLCPRYTAILLHDVLPQFSPVPVQFRLHAAGMRPLGAVVDVTNYVMLELGQPLHAFDLRRLEEGRIVVRRARAGERMRTLDGQERELDEEMLVIADAGRPVGLAGVMGGEDTEVTGSTREVLMEAAWFDPISIRRTSRRLGLRTAAAARFEKGIDPAGVLAASRRACHLLEELGVARVVPGAVDVRAREYGPRPVEFRPARVGAVLGLDIPRAATREALVRLGFSVTAASPAASTAPATAASPAPDRGLTGRADERWEVAVPTWRGDVVGEIDLIEEVARIHGYERIPSTLPTGSPSAGYLTREQRLIGRARQVLAAAGLSEALTFSLISPDAFDRLGLEGDDPRRRALTTRNPLSVEWSVLRTSLVPGLLGCLAHNQAHRVTRAGLFEIAAVYLPGELPPRELPAERLYVAGATYGPWWESHWSGGAPETDYFHMKGVVEYLLDVLGVRPVEYTPTGEPYLHPGRQARLTAGGHLLGVVGELHPRAARVHQLEGRVALFELDFTTLLALAGEERLYRPLPRFPAVTRDVAFMLADHIPAARAEEVIRLAGGPLLESVRLFDVYRGEGILPGHRSLGYSLTYRSPEQTLTDREVDEIHAEVRHALEVDLGATLR encoded by the coding sequence GTGAGGGTACCCCTGGGATGGTTGCGCGACTATGTAAGTGTAGCCTGGGACGCGGAGGAGCTGGCGGAGCGGCTCACCTGGAGCGGGCTCAAGGTGGAGGGCGTGGACCGGCTGGGCGAGGATCTGGCGGACCTGGTGGCGGCCCGGATCATGGAGATCCTGCCTCATCCGGCGTCGCGCAGCCTGTGGGTGTGCCGCGTGGATGACGGACGGGCCATCCGCCAGGTGGTGACCGGGGCCCCGGGACTGGCGGCGGCACAGGTGGTGGCCTACGCCCGGCCGGGGGCTGTGCTGCCGGGAGGCCGCCAGATAGGCAGCCAGCACTTCGCGGGCCAGCTGTCCGAGGGCATGCTCCTTTCCGCCACCGAGTTGGTGCTGGGGGAGGAGCACCGGGAAGGGGAGGGGATAGTCATACTTCCTCTCGAGGTGGCTCCCGGCACCGACCTGGTGGGTTACTTCGGGCTGCGCGATGTGGTGCTCGACCTGGAGCTGACGGTGAACTATGCCGTCCACTGTCAGAGCATCCTGGGGGTGGCGCGCGAGGTGGCCGCCCTGACCGGGGGAGAGGTGCAGTTGCCCCCTGTGTTTGCCCGCCATTACCAGGTGGCCCTCCCTGCGGGTACGGACGCCGGGGGCGAGGCGGCCCGCCTTACCTCCGTGCGGGTGGAAGACCCCGGCCTCTGCCCCCGTTACACGGCCATCCTGCTCCACGATGTCCTGCCACAGTTCTCTCCCGTCCCCGTGCAGTTCCGGCTCCATGCCGCCGGGATGCGGCCCCTGGGTGCGGTGGTGGACGTCACCAACTACGTCATGCTGGAGCTCGGTCAACCTCTGCACGCCTTCGACCTGCGTCGCCTCGAGGAAGGCCGCATCGTGGTGAGACGGGCCCGGGCCGGCGAGCGGATGCGCACCCTGGACGGGCAGGAGCGCGAGCTGGACGAAGAGATGCTGGTGATCGCCGATGCCGGCAGGCCGGTGGGGCTGGCGGGAGTCATGGGCGGAGAGGATACCGAGGTCACGGGCTCCACCCGAGAAGTGCTCATGGAGGCAGCCTGGTTCGATCCCATCAGCATCAGGCGTACGTCCCGGAGGCTGGGCCTGCGGACGGCCGCTGCCGCCCGCTTCGAGAAAGGGATCGATCCGGCCGGCGTCCTGGCCGCTTCCCGGAGGGCGTGCCATCTGCTGGAAGAGCTGGGGGTGGCGCGGGTAGTACCCGGGGCGGTGGACGTGCGCGCCCGGGAATACGGCCCGCGGCCGGTAGAGTTCCGGCCGGCCCGGGTGGGTGCCGTCCTGGGCCTGGACATCCCCCGTGCCGCCACCCGGGAAGCCTTGGTCCGCCTGGGTTTCTCCGTCACCGCGGCGTCGCCCGCTGCCTCCACCGCGCCCGCGACCGCCGCCTCGCCCGCGCCGGATCGCGGTTTGACGGGGCGGGCGGACGAGCGGTGGGAGGTGGCGGTGCCCACCTGGCGGGGCGACGTGGTGGGCGAGATCGACCTCATCGAGGAAGTGGCGCGCATTCACGGCTACGAGCGCATTCCGTCAACCCTGCCCACGGGATCGCCCTCCGCCGGCTACCTCACCCGGGAGCAGCGGCTCATTGGCCGCGCCCGCCAGGTGCTTGCCGCGGCCGGGCTGTCGGAGGCGCTCACCTTCTCCCTGATTTCGCCGGATGCATTCGACCGCCTGGGGCTGGAGGGGGATGACCCCCGTCGGCGGGCCCTCACCACGCGCAATCCCCTCAGCGTGGAGTGGAGTGTCCTGCGCACCAGCCTGGTGCCCGGACTGCTCGGGTGCCTTGCGCACAACCAGGCCCACCGGGTTACGCGGGCCGGACTCTTCGAAATCGCGGCCGTATACCTGCCGGGGGAGCTGCCCCCCAGGGAGTTGCCGGCTGAACGGCTGTATGTAGCCGGAGCCACGTACGGGCCCTGGTGGGAGAGCCACTGGAGCGGTGGGGCTCCGGAAACGGACTATTTCCACATGAAGGGCGTGGTGGAGTACCTGCTGGATGTTCTGGGGGTCAGGCCGGTCGAGTACACGCCGACGGGGGAGCCGTACCTGCACCCCGGTCGCCAGGCCCGGCTCACGGCGGGAGGGCATCTCCTGGGTGTGGTGGGGGAACTCCACCCGCGGGCGGCGCGTGTCCACCAGTTGGAGGGGCGGGTGGCGCTGTTCGAGCTGGATTTCACCACTCTCCTCGCCCTGGCCGGCGAGGAACGCCTCTACCGGCCCCTTCCTCGCTTCCCAGCCGTTACCCGCGACGTGGCGTTCATGCTGGCGGACCACATCCCGGCCGCCCGGGCCGAAGAGGTGATCAGGCTTGCGGGCGGACCTTTGCTGGAGAGCGTGCGGCTCTTCGACGTGTACCGGGGAGAAGGAATCCTGCCTGGTCACCGCAGCCTGGGCTACTCGCTGACGTACCGCTCGCCGGAGCAAACCCTGACCGACCGCGAGGTGGATGAAATCCACGCCGAGGTCAGGCACGCCCTGGAGGTGGACCTGGGCGCCACCCTGCGGTGA